Part of the Deltaproteobacteria bacterium genome, GCCCCGGTTTCCGCTATCACCTTTTTCTTGCCCATCCACCTGGCAAGAAGGGCCTGGCCCAGGGTGTTGTTGATCTTGTGTGCGCCGGTGTGGGCCAAATCCTCGCGCTTCAAGTAGATTTTGGCCCCGCCCAGTTTTTCCGTGAGCCTTTTGGCCAGAAACAGGGGCGTGGGCCGTCCGGTGTAACGGGTCAGGAGTTCAAGAAGCTCGGCGGTGAAACGGGGATCGTCCTTCACCCCGGCGTAGGCTTTTTGAAGCTCCAGAATGGCGGGTATGAGGGTTTCGGCAACGTACCGGCCCCCGAAGCGCCCGAAATAGCCGCGTTCATCGGGAATAGCGGAATTCTGCATTATTTGGCTCATCAAAAAATCCTCCTGGTATTTCGGGGCGGCAAGGCCCTTATGGCGTCCATGAAGGCCCGCACCCTTTTTTCATCCTTTTTTCCATAGGCGCTTTCAAGGGCCGAGCTTGCGTCAAGCGCGTCGGCCTTGGCGCCGGTTGCGGCAAAGGCCGCGTTTTCGGCGGATAAGCCCCCGGCAAGAATCATGGGGACCTCCCCTGTTACCCCCAAAGCTTCGGTCCAGTCCCATGTTTTTGCGTTTCCGCCCGGAAGCGCGCCCTCCGCACATTCCATCAGAAAGGCGTCGGGCCGGTAGAGGGCAGCGTCGATAAAATTAGGTGCGCGGTTGATAAAAAGCACCTTTATTACCCTTATTCCGCTTGCCCGAAGTTCATCCACAGTTTCCGGCGGCTCCTGGCCGTGGAGCTGGGCCCATTCTATGCCCGAAGTTCTGGCGTGGGCAAGCACGCTTTGGGCCGTTTCATTGACGAAAACCCCCACAGCCGCCACCGAAGGCGGCAGGGCGTCCGTCACGGCCCGCGCCTGCCCGTCGGTAACGAATCTTGGACTTTTGGGGTAAAAAACCAGGCCCACTGCGTCGGCCCCGAAACCCGCGCACATCAGGGCATCTTCCGGGGTGGTTATTCCGCAGATTTTGACCTGGACCCTTTCGCTTCCCTTCATGATGCCATGCCTTTAAGATTGCGAAGCATGGCTGTGGGGTCGGGTGATTTCACCAGGGTTTCGCCGATCAGAAAATTGCACACCCCGGAATCCATAATCCTTAAAATGTCCTCACGGCTTTTTATGCCGCTTTCGCACACGGCCTTTTTGTCCTGTGGGAGGAGCTTGCTTAGCCGCTCCGTGGTTCCGATGTCGGTAACAAAGGTCTTTAAGTTGCGGTTGTTGATGCCGACAAGTTCCGCCCCGGCTTTGAGCGCCCTTTCAAGCTCGCATTCCTCGTGCACCTCAACAAGGGCCGTCATCTTAAACTCTTTCGCAAGCTTTATCGCCTCGGCCAGGAAAGCGTCGTCAAGGGCCGCCACGATGAGCAGAATTGCGTCCGCGCCCATCACCACGGTTTCGAAAACCTGATAAGTGGAAACGATGAAGTCCTTGCGCAGAACCGGCAGGGTGGAGCTTTGCCGTGCGCTTCCAAGGTCGCCTTCCAGGGCCTTGAAAAAGGGGGCGTCCGTAAGAACCGAGATGCAGGACGCCCCGCCTTTCTCATAGGCCCTGGCCAGGGCCGCCGGGTCGAGGTCCGGGCAAAGCGGCCCCTTGGAGGGGGAGGCCCGCTTGATCTCGGCAATGATGCAGGCATCCCGCGAGCCGGGCTCGGATAAAGCGCCGAAAAAATCGCGCTTCCTTCCCACGAGCAGGGCCTTTTCCCAGAGAGCCTCCTCGCAGGTCCTCAGGCGGGACTCCTCAACCTGCCTCATCTTTTCAACCAGGATCGTTTCCAGAAAATCCGGCTTGTCCATTATACCGTCCCTTACGGATCGAGGCGCTCTCTTCCCCCCAGAAAAGAGCCGTCTGTTTTAAGATTTCATGAAAGCAACAAGGTCATCCAGCTTTTTTAACGCAGCCCCGGATTCGATGGATTTTCGGGCAAGGGGTACTGCGTCGGAAAAATCCCTGGCAAGGCCCGTGACTATCAGGGCGGCGGCGGCATTGGCCACCACCACGTCGGCACAGGCTCCGGGCTCGCCCGAAAGGACCATGCGGGTGATTTCGGCATTCCGGGCCGGAGTTCCGCCGCGAAGGTCCTCTATCAGCCATCGCCTTCCTATTATCTGCTCAGGGCTTATGTCATAGGTGCGGACATGGCCGTCCCTGAGTTCGGAAATCCTGGTCTTTTCGCACACGGATATTTCATCCAACCCCTCGTGGCCGTGAACCACGAAGGCCCGCTTGGCTTTCAAGAGATTAAGGGCGGACGCGAACATTTCCGTCAGCTTGGGATCGTATACCCCTAAAACCTGATATCCCGCGCCCGCCGGGTTGGTGAGGGGGCCCAGCATATTGAAAATCGAGCGTATGCCCACCTCTTTTCTGGCCCTGGCCGCGTGCTTCATGGCCCCGTGATAAAGGGGGGCGAAGAGAAAACCTATGCCCACAGCGGCTATGGCCTCCTCCACCTTTTCTGGCGGAGCCATTACGTTGACCCCCAGGGCCTCAAGGACGTCGGCTGAACCGCTCTTGCTGGAGGCGGCCCGGTTGCCGTGCTTGGCCACGGTCACCCCCGCGCCCGCCACCACGAAGGCGGACGTGGTGGAGATGTTGAAGGTGTTCTTGCCGTCGCCGCCCGTGCCGCAGGTGTCCACCACAACTCCTCCGGGGGTCTGGACCCTGACGGCCTTCCTTCGCATGGCCCTGGCCGCGCCGGCCAATTCCTCGAAGCTCTCCCCCTTGGCTGCAAGGGCGGCCATGAACGCGCCTATCTGGGCGTCGGTCAGATCCCCGGCCATCAAGAGGTCCATCAGCCGGGTGGCTTCTTCCTCGTAAAGATCGTAACCCGCCACTATTTTCTGCAATGTTTCGGTAAACATGAAAGCCTCCTTTTAAATAGCCGGATGCCGAAACTTTTCTTGGGTAATGCCTTCCCGGTCCCTAAAGCTCTCCGGCGAGAGTCAGGAAATTCCGCAACAGCCTCTTTCCCACAGGGGTCATTATGGATTCGGGATGAAACTGGATTCCCTCCACGGGAAATTCCCTGTGGCGGATCCCCATGATTTCGCCGTCTTCAGACCTGGCCGTGATTTGAAGGCAATCGGGGACGTGCTCCTCAAGAGCCGCAAGGCTGTGGTAGCGCATGGCGGTAAAGGGGTTCGGAAGGCCCGCGTAAACTCCAAGGCCGTCTGCGGTGACCTCGCTGGTCTTGCCGTGCATGAGGCTTTTCGCCTGCCCCACCCTGCCGCCGAAGGCCACGCAGATGGACTGGTGGCCCAGGCACACTCCGAGGATTGGCACGGTGGGCGACAGCGCACGGATAAGGGATACCGAAACCCCGGCGTCTTCCGGTGCCTTGGGTCCGGGGGAGATCACGATGCCCCTTGGGCGGGCTGCGGCGACTTCCTCCACCGTGACCGCGTCGTTGCGGGCCACCTCGACTTCCGCGCCCAGAATTTTGAGGTATTGTACTAAATTGTATGTGAAAGAGTCGTAATTGTCTATCATGAAAATCATTGTGTCACTCCTTCCCGTCCCTGGACGATCCGTTCACGAGCTCAACGGCTCTTTGAATGGACTTGGCCTTGTTGACCGTTTCGACATGTTCGCTTTCCGGGTCGGAATCCGCCACTATGCCGGCCCCGGCCTTCACCGTGAGAACACCGCTTGAAATGGAGGCCGTGCGGATGGTTATGGCGAAATCCATGTTGCCCGTAAACGAGACATAGCCGACAGCACCGCCGTAAGGCCCGCGAGCCTCGTCCTCAAGCTCGGCTATTATCTCCATGGCCCTCACCTTGGGAGCGCCGGAAAGGGTCCCGGCGGGAAATGTCGCCCGGAAAAGGTCCCAGCCGTCATAATCCTTCAGAAGATCGCAGGAGATGTTGGAAACAAGGTGCATCACGTGGGAGTAGCGTTCCACTAACATGAGATCGGTAACCTGCACGGTGCCGGTTTCCGCCACCCGTCCTAGGTCATTTCGTCCCAGGTCCACCAGCATCAGGTGTTCGGCCCTCTCCTTGGGGTCTTTCAAAAGCTCGTCGGCGAGGCTCCGGTCCTCCTGCTGGTTTTTGCCGCGCTTCCTGGTTCCGGCTATGGGCCGCAAGGTGGCGGTTCCGTTTTCCAGGCGCACCATGGTTTCGGGCGATGAGCCCACCAGGGCCAGATCGTCGAATTTGAAGAAAAACATGTAAGGAGAGGGATTTATGTAGCGCTGGGCCCGGTAGAGGCTTTCCGGGTCCACCGCCGGGCTTGCCGTGAAGGGCTGGGCTATCACGGCCTGGATGATGTCCCCCGCCATGATGTAGTCCTTAACCTTTTTCACCTTTTCCTGGTAGGAGCCAACCGGATTTTTGGGCGAAACGCCCCCCACCCTTTCAATGGGGGTAAGGGGTTCTTCGAGCGGGGTCTTGAGGGATTCCTGCATCTCGTCCAGCCGCCTTATTGCATCCTCGTAGGCTTTTTCCGGCCCTGCCCCGTTTCCGGTGAAGGCATGGGCCACAAGGGTTAAGGTATGGCGCTGGTTGTCGAAGACAAAAAGAGCGTCGGTGAGAACGAAGCGCGCAAGAGGTTCGTTTTCCGGGAGCTTGTTTTCAATGCGCTCAAAAAAGGAGACCGTCTCGTATGAAAAATAGCCCACGAGCCCGCCCCAGAACCTGGGAAGCCCGTTTAGGGCCACGGGTTTGAACTCCGCCATGAAGCCCCTTAAAACAGAAAGCGGGTCGCCCCTGTGGGGGATGCTCCTGGTTTCGCCCTTTTCCTTTATTTCCACGCGGTCGCCGAAAACAGAAAGCTCGGCCCTGCAGCCGACTCCCAGGAAGCTGTACCTGGCCCAACGTTCCGCGCCCTCGACGCTCTCCAGCAGAAACACGGGGCCTTGCGCATTTTTGTTCTTCAAAAGCACCGACACCGGGGTTTCAGTGTCCGCGAGAATCTCCACGCACACGGGGATCACGTTGCCCTTTTCGCTGGCTTCAAGAAATTCGGATTTTGAAGGAAACCTTGAAAGAATCATGCTGCCCCCTTGTCGGCCAAATCATCGCGGAAAAGAGCGTTGATTTTTTCGATGTCCCGGCAAAGGTCCGCGAACTGGGCCGGATAAAGGCTCTGGCCGCCGTCCGAAAGGGCCTTTTCCGGCTGGTTGTGAACCTCGATCATGAGCCCGTGCACGCCCACCGCCGCCGCCGCCCTGGCAAGGGGCGTCACCTGGCTTCGGACCCCTGCGGCGTGGCTTGGATCGACGATTATGGGCAGGTGGCTTTCATGCTTCACCACTGGGACGGCGGAGAGATCCAGGGTATTTCTGCTGTGCATGGCGAAGGTTCTGAGGCCGCGCTCGCACAGGATCACGTCCATGTTGCCGCCTTCAAGTATGTATTCGGCGGCCATGAGCCATTCCTCGATGGTGGCCGACATGCCGCGCTTTAACATCACAGGCTTTCTGCTCTTTCCGGCGCGCTTCAGAAGCGTGAAGTTCTGCATGTTGCGGGCTCCTATCTGGACCACGTCGGCGTATTCCTCCACCATGTCGAAGACCTCGTGGTCCATGGCCTCGGTGATTACGGGAAGACCGGTCTCCTCGCGGACCTTCGCAAGAATCTTCAAGCCCTCCAGGCCCAGGCCCTGGAAGGAATATGGCGAGGTTCTGGGCTTGAAGGCCCCTCCCCGGAACATGGTGGCCCCGGCCTGTTTCACGTCGCGGGCTATGGAAAGGCACTGTTCCAGGCTCTCCACCGCGCATGGCCCGGCCATTATGGTGAAGCCGCCGTTTCCGACCTGTGTATTGCCCACCTTGATCACCGTGTCCTCATGCTTGAACTCGCGGCCCACCAGTTTATAAGGTTTGGTGACGGGAATGGCCTCCCTCACCCCCGGCATGGCCAGAAAGAGCGAGGCGTCCACCGGCCTGTCGTTGTGAAGGATTCCTATGGCGGTGCGTTCCCCGCCGGGAATGGGGCGGGCGATGAATCCGCTTGCTTCGACTGCCTCGATTACGGCTTTTATGTCCTCTTCGGTGGCGCTTTTTCTCATTACCAGCAGCATGGTTTCATCCTCCGTTGGGTTGAATCATCGATTGAACCAAAATCAAAAGGGGCCTTGGGTTGTATCAACCCGCAGCCCCGAAAACTGAAAAAGGACCGCAGGCCTTTGCGCCCGTGGTCCTTCCGGAAATTTTGCCTTATGAAACTAACGTGTTACGCGGCGTTTTCTCCGAAGGGGTTTGATTGGGCGCACGAGTACGAAGTGCGCCAGCACCAGACCCAACCGGAAAAACCTTTTGCGAAAACACGATTCATGAAAAAACTCCATTTGGCATCTTATGAACCTCTAATCCAAGGCCAAGCTGCCTGTCAAGGAAAAATAGCATTACCGGCCGCTTCATACACAATATCCAAAGGATTACAGAAACACCTTGTAACTTATTTTCAAAACCTTTCCGAGACGTTTTGCCATGTTGACGCCTATGGGCCTCTTACCGTTTTCCATTTCCGAAATATGGCGCTGGGGGATACCGGTGATTTCGGAAAGGCGCGCCTGGGTTACTCCTTCCTTGCCGCGAGCGCCGCGCAGGGCGATTCCGGCAAGCTTTTTGGCGCCATATTCAGGGAAAGCCTCGCGCCACGGGATGACC contains:
- a CDS encoding helix-turn-helix transcriptional regulator, which produces MLETTKKPPIENVVLRFVGPSSCREEAVRILVGLGFSEASEVIPWREAFPEYGAKKLAGIALRGARGKEGVTQARLSEITGIPQRHISEMENGKRPIGVNMAKRLGKVLKISYKVFL
- the aroF gene encoding 3-deoxy-7-phosphoheptulonate synthase, with protein sequence MLLVMRKSATEEDIKAVIEAVEASGFIARPIPGGERTAIGILHNDRPVDASLFLAMPGVREAIPVTKPYKLVGREFKHEDTVIKVGNTQVGNGGFTIMAGPCAVESLEQCLSIARDVKQAGATMFRGGAFKPRTSPYSFQGLGLEGLKILAKVREETGLPVITEAMDHEVFDMVEEYADVVQIGARNMQNFTLLKRAGKSRKPVMLKRGMSATIEEWLMAAEYILEGGNMDVILCERGLRTFAMHSRNTLDLSAVPVVKHESHLPIIVDPSHAAGVRSQVTPLARAAAAVGVHGLMIEVHNQPEKALSDGGQSLYPAQFADLCRDIEKINALFRDDLADKGAA
- a CDS encoding tryptophan synthase subunit beta (catalyzes the formation of L-tryptophan from L-serine and 1-(indol-3-yl)glycerol 3-phosphate), whose protein sequence is MQNSAIPDERGYFGRFGGRYVAETLIPAILELQKAYAGVKDDPRFTAELLELLTRYTGRPTPLFLAKRLTEKLGGAKIYLKREDLAHTGAHKINNTLGQALLARWMGKKKVIAETGA
- the trpD gene encoding anthranilate phosphoribosyltransferase, producing MFTETLQKIVAGYDLYEEEATRLMDLLMAGDLTDAQIGAFMAALAAKGESFEELAGAARAMRRKAVRVQTPGGVVVDTCGTGGDGKNTFNISTTSAFVVAGAGVTVAKHGNRAASSKSGSADVLEALGVNVMAPPEKVEEAIAAVGIGFLFAPLYHGAMKHAARARKEVGIRSIFNMLGPLTNPAGAGYQVLGVYDPKLTEMFASALNLLKAKRAFVVHGHEGLDEISVCEKTRISELRDGHVRTYDISPEQIIGRRWLIEDLRGGTPARNAEITRMVLSGEPGACADVVVANAAAALIVTGLARDFSDAVPLARKSIESGAALKKLDDLVAFMKS
- the trpC gene encoding indole-3-glycerol phosphate synthase TrpC, producing the protein MDKPDFLETILVEKMRQVEESRLRTCEEALWEKALLVGRKRDFFGALSEPGSRDACIIAEIKRASPSKGPLCPDLDPAALARAYEKGGASCISVLTDAPFFKALEGDLGSARQSSTLPVLRKDFIVSTYQVFETVVMGADAILLIVAALDDAFLAEAIKLAKEFKMTALVEVHEECELERALKAGAELVGINNRNLKTFVTDIGTTERLSKLLPQDKKAVCESGIKSREDILRIMDSGVCNFLIGETLVKSPDPTAMLRNLKGMAS
- a CDS encoding aminodeoxychorismate/anthranilate synthase component II: MIFMIDNYDSFTYNLVQYLKILGAEVEVARNDAVTVEEVAAARPRGIVISPGPKAPEDAGVSVSLIRALSPTVPILGVCLGHQSICVAFGGRVGQAKSLMHGKTSEVTADGLGVYAGLPNPFTAMRYHSLAALEEHVPDCLQITARSEDGEIMGIRHREFPVEGIQFHPESIMTPVGKRLLRNFLTLAGEL
- a CDS encoding phosphoribosylanthranilate isomerase, whose protein sequence is MKGSERVQVKICGITTPEDALMCAGFGADAVGLVFYPKSPRFVTDGQARAVTDALPPSVAAVGVFVNETAQSVLAHARTSGIEWAQLHGQEPPETVDELRASGIRVIKVLFINRAPNFIDAALYRPDAFLMECAEGALPGGNAKTWDWTEALGVTGEVPMILAGGLSAENAAFAATGAKADALDASSALESAYGKKDEKRVRAFMDAIRALPPRNTRRIF
- a CDS encoding chorismate-binding protein, with translation MILSRFPSKSEFLEASEKGNVIPVCVEILADTETPVSVLLKNKNAQGPVFLLESVEGAERWARYSFLGVGCRAELSVFGDRVEIKEKGETRSIPHRGDPLSVLRGFMAEFKPVALNGLPRFWGGLVGYFSYETVSFFERIENKLPENEPLARFVLTDALFVFDNQRHTLTLVAHAFTGNGAGPEKAYEDAIRRLDEMQESLKTPLEEPLTPIERVGGVSPKNPVGSYQEKVKKVKDYIMAGDIIQAVIAQPFTASPAVDPESLYRAQRYINPSPYMFFFKFDDLALVGSSPETMVRLENGTATLRPIAGTRKRGKNQQEDRSLADELLKDPKERAEHLMLVDLGRNDLGRVAETGTVQVTDLMLVERYSHVMHLVSNISCDLLKDYDGWDLFRATFPAGTLSGAPKVRAMEIIAELEDEARGPYGGAVGYVSFTGNMDFAITIRTASISSGVLTVKAGAGIVADSDPESEHVETVNKAKSIQRAVELVNGSSRDGKE